One genomic region from Salvia hispanica cultivar TCC Black 2014 chromosome 2, UniMelb_Shisp_WGS_1.0, whole genome shotgun sequence encodes:
- the LOC125203733 gene encoding eukaryotic translation initiation factor 3 subunit G-like produces MVREEQPNKLRWGELDEDDGEDLDFLLPPKQVIGPDESGIKKVIEYKFTDDGNKVKVTTTTRIRKLANARLSKRAVERRSWPKFGDAVHEDVGSRLTMVSTEEILLERPRAPGTKSEEAKSSGDALAQISKGGAVLMVCRTCGKKGDHWTSRCPYKDLAQPSETFVDKPPTETNPATGSTKGAYVPPSMRGGVPESRGTDMRRRNEENSVRVTNLSEDTREPDLLELFRPFGSVSRVYVAIDQKTGTSRGFGFVNFVNREDAERAINKLNGYGYDNLILRVEWAAPRAN; encoded by the exons ATGGTGAGGGAGGAGCAACCCAACAAGCTGCGATGGGGGGAGCTAGACGAGGACGACGGCGAGGATTTGGATTTCCTGCTGCCACCTAAACAGGTTATCGGTCCCGACGAGAGCGGGATTAAGAAGGTCATCGAATACAAGTTCACCGATGATGGAAACAAGGTTAAGGTTACCACCACCACGCGCATCCGCAAGCTCGCCAACGCCCGCCTCAGCAAGCGCGCCGTCGAGCGCCGATCCTGGCCTAAGTTCGGCGATGCCGTGCACGAGGACGTCGGCAGCCGCCTCACTATGGTGTCTACGGAGGAGATCCTCCTTGAACGCCCCCGTGCTCCTG GTACAAAATCAGAGGAAGCTAAGTCATCTGGCGATGCTCTAGCTCAAATAAGTAAAGGAGGTGCTGTGCTCATGGTATGTAGGACTTGTGGGAAGAAGGGTGACCATTGGACCTCTAGATGTCCTTACAAGGATCTTGCTCAACCAAGTGAGACCTTTGTTGATAAGCCGCCAACTGAAACTAATCCTGCAACAGGTAGTACAAAGGGCGCTTACGTTCCTCCTAGCATGAGAGGCGGTGTGCCTGAGAGTCGCGGTACTGACATGCGGCGTAGAAATGAGGAAAACTCAGTCAGGGTTACCAACCTATCTGAAGACACAAGAGAGCCCGACTTGCTTGAGCTTTTCCGTCCTTTTGGTTCAGTGAGCCGAGTTTATGTTGCTATTGATCAGAAGACTGGGACAAGCAGAGGTTTTGGTTTTGTCAATTTTGTCAACAGAGAAGACGCTGAGAGGGCCATCAACAAGCTTAATGGGTATGGATACGACAATCTCATCCTAAGAGTTGAATGGGCTGCTCCTCGGGCGAACTAG